The genome window AAACCTCTGCTTAGAATCATCCACCTTGAACCTGAACCACCCACCATTCaacatacatacatgcatatgAATCTTACTCAAATTGTGTAAGTGATCCGTTTAACCAACCTCCAAATACACGAAAAGCATCCGGTTTTTCTCTACTTTCTGCGGCATAGAAAAGAGGCTCCTTTCTTGCGAGGTACAGACTAGGGTCGACGGCAATCTCACTCAAATTTTGCTTCCTGCTACATCCACAATTGGGTTTTTCTAAGCAGACTGGATTCTAATTCAATTGTTGCATCTATCGTACCATGAAAAATCGAGAAAATGATTCAAGAAATGGTGGATTGTGCTTACTTCTTGAGCTTGATGGTGTCATTTGTACAACCAACAAAATTTATATCCCTAGGCAGCGATGTAAAAGCATAGAGGATATCTGCACAAAGATGTACAAACAGGACTATAATCACCTAGTATACGTATATTTAGGTGTCGAATTTATTATTAAGATGCTGGATTTTGTCAGAATCTCTTGTAAAAATGTGTACGAATAACTGCCAGTACAATTACTATTATTGTTACTTGAAAACCTGAAAGCTGCAAAAATATTGGGTACCATCCTGTGTAAGAAGCGGATAATCCGAAATGCTTAATGGAATGAACCAATCCCAATCTGTACTGATTTTGAGAAGCACCGCGGCGGCATGGAGCACAGCAGCAAGCCCTGAGGCTCCCATTTGGTTGACAGCATAAGTTTTACCAACAACATCGACATTATCGAACTCTTGAAAAATGGCCTGAGAATGGATCAGAAGGGCCAACTCCATCCTTTCCTTGCGCGTTGAAGACGAGTCAAGGTACAAAAGGTACTGATTTCTCGgatgatatattgattgtaACAGCCTCAACATCCTCTTGTTCTCTTTCCTTTGGGTGCCTAGAATCAAATAAGCCAAGATTGGTGGGGACTTAGTCGACCCTTTCGAAGCCATATTCGTCCTCCTCCTCGCAAGTGGACGATGATCATAATCTGTAGTGTCTGAAAAGTTGGGTGTATTTGAGCGTTGAGACGATAGTAGTAGGAGAAGGAGAAGGAGAAGCGTCAGAGCAACCACAATGCTCAGAAGCCATAGACGATCACGAGGCCGCCGGACAAGGTTCATTGGATAACATATACCTAATACACTATGTGTGCTAAGATAAAGCTCAAGAATTTGATGTTTGATCAGAAATGTGAAAGATCATATCGAAGAAGATGGTTAGACTACCTAACTGAAGTTAATGGTTTGAAGAAATCTAAACTTGATATTAGAGTAATCATAGAATTGAAATTAAAGAGAATATGTTACATTCAAAGAAAGACCAAGAAAATCCATTGTGACGGCCGCCCttgtatt of Primulina huaijiensis isolate GDHJ02 unplaced genomic scaffold, ASM1229523v2 scaffold207550, whole genome shotgun sequence contains these proteins:
- the LOC140966651 gene encoding beta-glucuronosyltransferase GlcAT14A-like isoform X2: MNLVRRPRDRLWLLSIVVALTLLLLLLLLLSSQRSNTPNFSDTTDYDHRPLARRRTNMASKGSTKSPPILAYLILGTQRKENKRMLRLLQSIYHPRNQYLLYLDSSSTRKERMELALLIHSQAIFQEFDNVDVVGKTYAVNQMGASGLAAVLHAAAVLLKISTDWDWFIPLSISDYPLLTQDDILYAFTSLPRDINFVGCTNDTIKLKKKQNLSEIAVDPSLYLARKEPLFYAAESREKPDAFRVFGGSRWMILSRGLMEHCVNGWDNLPRKLLMYFNNVAYPLESYFHTILCNTPEFRNTTVIVKKDDDDYNKHNTYQDTNIAMFGGAFEENDRLLREIDEQVLNRGTDRVVAGKWCKKTNDTQDFCSVVEDIDGVEEGHRGIELQKSLSRAIQASKSGACDHILMHT
- the LOC140966651 gene encoding beta-glucuronosyltransferase GlcAT14A-like isoform X1, which codes for MNLVRRPRDRLWLLSIVVALTLLLLLLLLLSSQRSNTPNFSDTTDYDHRPLARRRTNMASKGSTKSPPILAYLILGTQRKENKRMLRLLQSIYHPRNQYLLYLDSSSTRKERMELALLIHSQAIFQEFDNVDVVGKTYAVNQMGASGLAAVLHAAAVLLKISTDWDWFIPLSISDYPLLTQDDILYAFTSLPRDINFVGCTNDTIKLKNRKQNLSEIAVDPSLYLARKEPLFYAAESREKPDAFRVFGGSRWMILSRGLMEHCVNGWDNLPRKLLMYFNNVAYPLESYFHTILCNTPEFRNTTVIVKKDDDDYNKHNTYQDTNIAMFGGAFEENDRLLREIDEQVLNRGTDRVVAGKWCKKTNDTQDFCSVVEDIDGVEEGHRGIELQKSLSRAIQASKSGACDHILMHT